The Salegentibacter mishustinae genomic interval TATCCGGAAATTTCAAAGTTAATGCGTTACGGGATTGGTTTTTTGCCTTTTTCGCTCGGTGATCTTTTATATACCTTCTTCGGAATTTTAATAGTACTTTGGATAATAAGACGTTTTAAACAGAAATTTAGAAATCCACGGTTTTGGTTAATAGACGCTATGGCTACTTTATCTATAGTTTATGCCTGTTTTCATATTTTCTGGGGATTTAATTACTATCGCCTTCCCCTTCATAAAGCTTTGGAAATTGAAAAAGATTATACTACCGAAGAACTTTATTCTCTTTCTGAAATTTTAATCACCGAATCTAACAAGCTCCATAATCAGCTTACCGAAAATGATTCTGTTAGCGTGGTGATTCCCTATTCTAAAGATGAAATATTTGAAAAGACTATCACCGGGTACGCCAATATTAGCAAAGATTATCCTGAACTAACTTATAAGGGTGAATCACTAAAACGGTCATTATATAGCATTCCGCTTTCCTATATGGGTTTTAATGGCTATCTGAATCCGCTTACCGGCGAGGCGCAGGTAAATACACAAATTGTTTCTTATAAAATACCCACCACTGCCAGCCACGAAATTGGGCATCAATTAGGATTTGCTAAAGAAAACGAAGCAAATTTTATAGCCTGCCTAAGCACAATGAACCATCCCGATGCTTATTTTAGATACTCGGGCTACACCTTTGCCTTGCGCTACTGCCTCAGCGAATTATACCGAAGAGATCCGGAAAAATTTGAAACTTTAAAAGCTAAGATGAACCTGGGAATATTAGAAAACTACCGCGAAGTAGAAGACTTCTGGCTGGCTCATCAAAATCCATTTGAACCGCTCTTTCAGGCTTTTTACAATCGTTTTCTTATAGTGAACAACCAGGCCGACGGAATGAAAAGCTACAGTTACGTAGTAGCACTCCTGGTGAATTACTTCTCAGAAGAAAAGAACAGACTTTAAATAAATTCTCGCTTAGTTTTTAAATCCAATTTCAGCTTTGTTATAATTTTCTTAATTTACGGCACTTTAAGTGCTAAACCACATTTAATCCAATTAAAATTTATGAAATTAAGACTTTTGCTATGTCTGGTATTTCTGGTCACCCTACAAAGTAAGGCGCAGGAATACTTCCCTAAAAATGATGGGGTAAAAAATCCCCAAACCAACCACACCGTATTTAAAAATGCTAAAATTCACGTAAGTCCGCAGGAAATTATTGAAAACGGAAGTTTCGTGGTAAAAGATGGTAAAATTACCGCCATTGGCAAATCGGTTAACGAACCTGCTAATAGTATAGTGATAGATCTGCAAGGAAAGGAAGTATATCCTTCTTTTATTGATCTTTACAGCAGCTTCGGAATAAAAGAACCTAAAGAGGTTGAAGGCGGTAATGGTCAGCCGCAATATGAGGCTAGCCGGGAAGGTTATTACTGGAACGACCATATTAGGCCTGAAACTGAAGCTGTAGCCGCTTTTAATTACGATGAAAAAGCCGCTGCTTCCCTGCATAAAGCCGGATTTAGCGTGGTAAACACCCACGTTCCCGATGGTATTATTCG includes:
- a CDS encoding DUF3810 domain-containing protein, translated to MKKKGLYILAFLLPVQIVFIIFLAGYPELVENWYSRLIYPEISKLMRYGIGFLPFSLGDLLYTFFGILIVLWIIRRFKQKFRNPRFWLIDAMATLSIVYACFHIFWGFNYYRLPLHKALEIEKDYTTEELYSLSEILITESNKLHNQLTENDSVSVVIPYSKDEIFEKTITGYANISKDYPELTYKGESLKRSLYSIPLSYMGFNGYLNPLTGEAQVNTQIVSYKIPTTASHEIGHQLGFAKENEANFIACLSTMNHPDAYFRYSGYTFALRYCLSELYRRDPEKFETLKAKMNLGILENYREVEDFWLAHQNPFEPLFQAFYNRFLIVNNQADGMKSYSYVVALLVNYFSEEKNRL